A stretch of DNA from Candidatus Zixiibacteriota bacterium:
ATTATGCGATATTTATCCTCACTTCGATCGGGGATTTTTCTTAAAGGATAATTATCGAGTTCATCGACCGGGGCAAATTTCGTTGAAACCGTTCGATTTTCGAAAATAATTCGATTGGCCAGGTTTTCTGTTTCGATTACCAAATTATTATTTAGTTGAGAAATGTCGAGATCAATTGTGCTATCCTCTTCGCCCAGACGAGCGCTGATAGTGGCGGCATCGCATACTTTAATAAAGGCCTGCGAGAGAATATGCTGACCGGTATGCTTTTGCATATTATCCCGTCGCCGCTCCCAATCGATTCTGCTGTTTACTTCATCCCCGCTTTGAAAAGGCGGTTTCGTTTCCAGAACATGAATCACATCGTCGTTAGATTCTATGACATCAATTACTTTTTCATCAGATATACAGCCGGTATCAAATAACTGCCCGCCCGAGGTGGGATAAAAAGCTGTGCGATCCAATTTAACATGATAATAGTCCTCGGCTTTATCAACGGATTTAACCGACGCGGTGAATTCTTTCAGATAACTATCGGCGTAATATAATTTCTCTGTCATTTAGTCTCCGATGTGGATATTTTTCAATAGTTATACAATTTTGTTGAACAATGAACCTATCTTTTCAATTCTAATCTCGACTTCATCCCCGATTTGCATCGGGTCGATTCCTTCGGGGGTACCGGTAGCGATGATGTCGCCCGGTTCCAGGGTCATTACCGATGAAATGAAACTGATTAGTTCCGGCACGGGAAATATCATTTCTGAAGTATTCCCCGATTGTTTTTGTTCGCCGTTCAGATAAGCTTCAACCTGCAAACTCTTCGGGTCGATTCCCGTAACAACATGGGGGCCCACCGGACAAAAAGTATCGAAGCCTTTCCCCCGTGTCCATTGACCGTCACCCTTTTGTATATGGCGGGCGGTCACATCATTGAGGCAGGAATAACCAAAAATATGATCGAATACCTTTTCGGCGGGAATTTTCCGGCCGCGGCGACCAATAACAACCCCGAGTTCGGCTTCATAATCAACGCGGTCGCAATTATCGGGATAGACGATTTCGCCGCCCGGTTCCAATAACGCGCTGGGAGGTTTCATGAACAGTACCGGCGTTTTGGGAACTTCCGTGGCCGATTGCGAATGCTGAACATGTTTTCGATAATTAAGACCAACGCACACTATTTTGGTTGGTTGAACCGGACAGAGCAATTTTATTTCATCTAAAGCAATTGATTTTTCGGTTTCAGTATGGTCCTGCCAATAGGGACCGTTAAGGACCCTGACTTTTTTCCCCTCTAATCGTCCATAACCTGATTTTCCATTATGCTCAAATCTGATATACTTCTCCAATTGATAATCCTTCCGCATTTCACTTCATTTTATAGTCCTAAAGAATATAGCAAATTCTTTGTGTTGTCATCTATGTTTTTATAATACCCGTTTTTTTCCATCGGCCGAGATAAAACCAGTACATCATAACGATAGCTTTTAGCCAGGTTGTGATTGTCAGCGTCCACCAGAGACCGTCAATTCCCATATCTGTCTCAAAGCACAGATAATATGCCATCGGTAAGCGAATGATTGTTCCCGGGATCGAAATCACGGTCGGAGGAATCGTATTCCCCGCTCCTGCAAAAGCGCCCTCGAGGACTATTTCGGCAGCCATGAATATTTGTGAAAGGGCCAAAATACGCAAATAATTAACTGCAATGGCGATTACTTCTTTGTCATTGGTAAATATTCTCGACAACACATCCGGAATCGTCAGAAAAAGTATCGATATAAATAATGTCCATCCGGCGCAAATGGCGACCGACATCCAGGCTGCTTTGGCGGCGCGGTCCGGCTTTTTGGCTCCCAGGTTTTGTCCGACCATAGTCGTTGCGGCAATTGAAAACCCGAAACAAATCAGATATGACAGCGATTCCATGCGATTTCCAACCGTCAAAGCGGCGATTGAAATGGTGCCATATTGAGCCGCGATTTTATTCAGGAAAATGTAAATGATTGAAAAAACCATCCCCGCGGTCGCGGGCGGACTTCCAATCTTTATAATTGCTTTGGCTAATCCAAAATCAAGTTTTTCAAAAAGCCTGAAATCAAGATGATATTTCAGGCGCCCGCACCGAATCATATTCAAATAAATCAAAGTTCCGCAAAAGGCGGAAATAATGGTGGCGATTGCCGCTCCATCCGTTCCCAGAGCGGGAGCTCCGAACCAGCCGAATATGAGGATTGGATCAAGGGCGATATTGATTATAACGGCGGCAGTAGTTGCGTAAAGAGGCGCCCGCGTATCCCCGACGGCTCTGAAAATAGCCGAAATAGAATCGTTGATAAAGAAAAACAGAACGCCCACAAAGAAAATCCGCAAGTAAGTAATACCAAGCTGGCTGACTATAGCCTCCGTTTCCATAAAATTGAAAACATGGGGAGCTATAATATATCCGAAAATACTATATCCAATGGCGACATAAATTGAGAATAATATGCCTTGTCTTCCAATCCGGCCGACTTCATCGGTTTGACCGGCTCCTACCGCTCGGGATATAATTGCGACAACACCGGTAGGAATAATCATCAGCATGGAAAACACGGTCCAGATAGTAAATATGCTTGATTGCACCGCGGCCATTTCGGTCGGTCCCAGACGCCCGACCCAGATAGCATCGGTAAGGGTCATCAGCGTATGCAGAAGCATTGACGTCAGGGCCGGCCACCCGAGACGCCAGATTGAGGAGATTATCGATCCTTCCGTATATTTTTCTTTTCGCTTTTCCATAATAAAAAAGCGGAGGTAATTTAATTAACCTCCGCCGACAATATACATCTTTGAAATTTATTCGTCAAATACTGTGATAATCCGCGAAGAATTTTGCGTCAAGACCGCCATCGGTGCTTCGTTCGAGCAAGGCCCGCCAATTATCGCGCGCTCCAAAACGGAATATGTTCTGCACAAGATACTCACGGGTATGTTCATTATCCAAAGCGGTGCCGTATTTTTCTTTTAGATAAAAACCGATTTGGGCCGCGATACATTCTCCAATAATTATTTCCGGAATCGAAACCGGGTCATTAACCAAACGCGGATTTACAGCCCAGGGACTGATATGGGGATGAAACTGCAATCCCAGGATATCATCGGACAGATTTTCATATATTCGATTAAGATCGGCATAAGGATTTCGATATAAGGCACTTTCAAATTTCCCTTCAAGGATCATTCTGCGAATTGAATAGAGCTTCATAAATCCGGAATAATTGTTTATTTCCATAACTAACGGCTCGGGTAGACCGGGATATTTTCGCAACCAGCCTTCCGTACTCAAATAGCCCGAAAATAACGCGCCTACGGCATATTCAAAACAATCGGCCGGAGCCCGAGAAAACATATAATCGGCCTGGTATATATTCGATGCGTATATCCCCTGCGATAAATTCGTTACAAGCATCATTAACTCTTCAAAACCGTCGTTTTCGGAATATAATATCCTGATATCATTCGGTATGGCTACCGGCAATAACCGAAATTCCGAATCGGATTTTTCATGTGAAAATCTCTTAAAATAAATCGGCAAGCCATCAAGATTGAATCCAAGTCCGGCCAGAGTCTTTCGTATTAAGGCTAAATGTGTTGAAGCCGGAAAATACGAATCCCGCGCGATTATGATATTGCGGTAAGCATATTCAATATCCCATTCGGATAACTTTTCAATATTTAATGATTTTTTCAAAGAGTCAATTAACTCAAAATACGGATCGGCCGTTATACGGTCAAGATCATCAATGATATTCTGCAATTCTATTTTATCAACATCCTTGACAGTCAACATCAAATCGTAATATGAGTTGTAACCCAACTTTTCAACCGCTTGATTACGATAACGAGCCAAACGTGCAATTGGATCGCTTAGATTCTTACCGGCTTGATAAATTGCCTGAAACGCCTCTTCTCTCCTGAATCGGTTTGGCTCCGTTCTCAGGATATTATGAAGAAAATCAAGGGCTACAACCTGGCCTTCAAATGAATAAGAAATATCTCCAAGAAATACCTTAATCGAATCTGCAAGAAATGATGTTGTTTTATCTGAATCAATCGTTTCACGAGTTATTAAACTCGAAATCAATTCCATTTTTCTTAAATTATTTTTGTCGGTGAGAATATTCGAATACTTTTTTAAGTTTTTTGATAGAGCTTTGTCGTTGAGTAAATCCTTCCATGTCGATAGATAATAATTGAGAGAATCCAGGTTATTGCCAAATTCCGCCTTCCAGGTATATATTGAAATATGACGATTGAGAAATTCCGCGCGAATTTCAAAGTTTTCAATAAATTCCTTCGCTTCCCTTTCGGACACCTGCTCTGTCTGGCACGAATTTAAAGAAATTAGTAAACAGATCAGGAAAAAACCTAAAGCACACTTTGGAAAAATCATTTTCTTAGTCCCTGAAAAATTCCAGCGCCTTAAAATATCCTTCGCTCCCTAATCCGCTTATTACTTCGGCGCAAATATCTGAAACGACCGATTTTTTTCGCCACTCTTCACGCTTTTGAATGTCGGAAATGTGAACCTCTATTATGGTGAGCCCGGTTGCGGCCAGACAATCCCGAAGAGAATAACCATAATGCGTCAAGGCTCCGGGATTAATTATTATGCCATCTGAATTTTGGTAATTATCCTGAATGAAATCGATGAGCGCCCCCTCATGATTACTCTGGTACGGCTCGATTTCAAACCCCATTTCCGCGGCTCCCGCTTTTGCCTTTTCAATAATTTCATTCAGAGTTTGGGTCCCGTAAATATCCGGTTCCCTTACTCCCAGCATATTCAGGTTCGGCCCGTTTATAAAAAGGATTCGCTTCATCGTCCCGATCGGTTATTAACATATTCTCGCATAAATCTTATGGCCTCGGATATTTTCTGTTTCGATTTTACCTCGGTGATATGAGGTCGCCCGATATCCTTAAGAAGAACGAAGATTTGTTTTCCGTTCTCATTCTTTTTATCGACACGCATTGGAGATAAATAAGCGGGAATATCATTTTTCAGGCGATTCAAATGTGATACTAACGGTTCAATCGCATCAAGAGCTTCGTTCATACTTTTCGAGCGAAGATTACCGGTTGCGTGTGATAGATGAAGAGCTCCAATCATTCCGGCCAGGACTGCCTCGCCGTGACGATACCTTCCAAAGCCCTCTACTTTTTCTATTGCATGACCAAAGGTGTGTCCAAAATTAAGAATGCGGCGTAAATCGCTTTCATGCGCATCGCGCGCAACAATGGATGCCTTGAATCGCATCGATTTTTTAATCAGCTTTAATAAATTTTTTGTCGGTTTAATAAAGTCATCGGATTTTAATGAAAAGATAGATTTTATAAACGGCGGCCCAGATAGAAAACCGGTTTTTATAATTTCCGCGAAGCCATCAATTATTTCTCTGTTTCCCAGAGTTGATAACCAATCGGGGTTAACAATAACGGCTTGAGGTTGGAAAAAGGCGCCGATTAAATTTTTTCCAAGGGCATGATTTACGCCGACTTTACCTCCTATCGACGAGTCGACCATGGCCAGAACCGTTGTTGGCGCCTGAATCAGATTAACACCTCTTTTAAAAGTAGCCGCCGCAAATCCGCCGGTATCTCCGACAATTCCGCCTCCCAGAGTAATGATGGTATCCTTGCGACTCAATCCAATATCGAAAAAATGATCATATAATTTGTTTATGGTTTGAATTGTCTTGTATTTTTCGCCGTCACCAATCATTATTTTGTGACATTCTTTACTATGCGGAATAACTTTGTCGATGAATCTCTTCCCATGTAGAGCAAAAACTGTCGGATTCGATATAATAACTATTTTGGCTGATTCTTTTACAAGTGTAGCGACCTTTTTCCTTGTTGGTGAAAAAATCACCGGATATCGTGTTTCTCCAGCCTTTACAATAAAATTGTCTTTACTTGTCATCGTTTCCCCAAATATTATTTATTTCCCGGGCGATATCTTCACATGATTTATTTTCGGTGTCAATTACCTTATCAGCGCCCAAATAAATTTCTTCTCGCTCATTCAAAAGTTGCTTTATACGTTCCATCACTTTATTTTCATCCGGTTCCTCGTCTTTATGTAATACTTGTAACATGGGTCGGATGTGACTGTCTTGCAGACGGTTATAAATTGTCTCAGGCGTTGTTCGCAAGTAAATCAGGTAGCCATTTGATTTAATATATTCCAGCATATACTTGTCATGTATGGCTCCGCCGCCCAGCGCGATAACCTGAGGTCGATTCATACATGCCATACGAATTGCATCATTTTCGGCGAATCTGAACTTCGCCTCTCCAAATCGCGCAAAAATCTCCGGAATTGTCTTGCCCATATGTTCCTCAATAACCGAATCTGTATCAGTGAAGGCATAATTGAGTTTTTGAGCAAGATTTTCTCCCATTTCCGTTTTTCCGGAACCAGAAAATCCGCAGAGAAAAATTATTTCCGGTTTATTACCTCTCGTACCCATATTAAACCTGCTCTTCCTGAGTTAGAAGTAAATCCTGTGTGAATTTATCCACGGAAATATCATCCCCGCTCCAGATCTTATACGATTCGACCGCTTGCCTGACAAGCATCGGATAACCGTTTACCACTTGCCACCCCGATTCGGCCGCTTTCGATAATAATAAAGTTCTGGCAGGAATGTAAATCAAATCATAACAAATTCCGCATCCGTTAAATTCGAAATCTTCAGGTAGTGGAAATTCATTTCTGTGATTTATATCTCCGCATGGCGAACAGTTTACGATCAAATCATATTCAACGCTTCGATTTAATTGAGTTACGACTGAATACAAAATTTTCAACTCCAATCCGACGTAACTAAAATACCGATTTAACAATTTATCTGAATCAAGATTTTTGCGGCCGCATACGGTGATACTTTCTATCTTAAAATTTTTAATTAATGCGCAAATAATGGCGCGAGCCGCTCCTCCATAGCCAATAATTAATATATTCTGTAATTCTTTATCAAGAATTAGTCTTTTCAGACCATAAATAAATCCATCACCATCAGTATTAAATCCAACGAATCGCGAATTTTCTACTTTGACTGAATTAACCGCCTGTATAGTGCGGGCTGAATCGGAAATTTCGTCACTGTATTCAAGCATCTTTTCTTTGAATGGAATCGTTACCGAAAACCCATTTAGCTCGCGCAATAGAGGCAAATGCTTATCAAATTCTTTTTCAGGAAAATCATAAACGGTGAATTCACCTTCAATCTGCCTGCACGTGAAGATAGAATTAAAAATCTTTGGTGATTGAGAATACGAGATATTATGCCCTATGATACCGAAATTTAATTTTGTCATTTAATCCGCAATCCGTCTAATAGAGTAAAAAATTTCGGACACGAGATTGATACCACATCGCTGTTATTGATAACAGTTTGGCCGTGAGCGGTTATACCGGCCACAGCAAACGCCATTGCGATCCGATGATCGCCGAAAGAATCGATCTCGGCTCCTTCCAGTTCATCCGTTCCTTCAATCGCCATTCCATCCGGGAACTCACCCACCTTGACCCCCATCGCGGCAAGATTATTGCATACCGCTTTTATCCGGTCTGATTCTTTATGGCGCAGTTCCTCTGCGTCTCGGATAATGGTGGTCCCTTCAATATTCGCTGCCATCACTGCCAGAATGGGTATTTCGTCAATCAATCCGGGAATAATGTTTCCTGATATTTTGCGCGGTTTTAATTTACTGTAAAATACTTCAATATCACCGATCGGTTCTCCCGAAATCTCACGGCGATTTTTAATATTTATCCGCGCTCCCATCTGCTTGAGGATTTTCACTAATCCCATACGCGTGTTGTTGACACCAATATCCTTGATTATCAGATGACTATCTTTAACAAGCAATGCCGCCGCGATAAAGAATGCCGCCGTTGATATATCGCCCGGGACATTGATTTCGCCGCCCGAAATTCTCGAATTCTTTCCCAAAAAAATAGAGCGTTTATAAGCGTCCGTTGAAAGCACTTTTTTCTTTTTACGGGGATCGACCGGGTCCGGAACAATATTCATTTTGACATCCTCAATCCGCAAATCGCCGTCCAAATATGAAATCATTCTTTCTGTGTGATCCCGCGTCAACGATCTCTCACGAATAATCACGTCGGTTTTCGAAGCCAAACCGGCCAAAATTAAAGCTGATTTTACCTGGGCCGAAGCTACCGGAAGAGTATAGTCGATTGGAATTATCGTTCCGGGAGATATCCGTATCGGCGCGGTATTGTCCTCGGATATTTCTATTTCGGCGTTCATAAGGCGCAATGGTTCGGCGATTCTTCCCATTGGGCGGGACGATAATGAATCATCGCCGATCAAAGTTGCGCTAATTGACGCGCCCGATAACAGTCCTGCCAGAAGACGCATAGTCGTCCCTGAGTTGCCGCAGTTGATTGGCTCGAAGGGAGATTTCATCCCTTCGTCGGGTGGCGGAGATATAATTAACGAATCTCCTTCATTGTGAATCTGACCGCCGAGAGATTTAACGGCGTTTAACGTATTTTGACAATCGGCGGCATCGGAATAATTAGTTACCGTTAGAGGATTTTCGCATAGCAAAGATAACAGAGCCGCGCGATGCGATATCGATTTATCACCGGGCAGGCTGATGGCGCCCTGCAATTTATTCGCCTTTTTTATAATCGTTTCACTCATCAAAAAAACCCGTTTACATTTCATCGGGCGCTTCAATGCCCAATAAATACAGTCCTTCTTTTAAGACAATTCGAACGCAATCAACCAAAAGCATCCTGGAGGCTGTTTCATCCGGTGCGGAATCGTCGATTATTTTTATTAATCGTCCCGACTCACCCTTACGCTGATAAAAACGATTAAAGACCGTCGCTAATCCTATTAGATATTCGGCTATGAAATTAGGTTCGTATTTATCTGCCGCCAACTCGACTATCTCGCCGAAGCGGTATAAATGCAAGGCAAGGGCCTTCTCTTCTCGAGATATATATTTTGAATAATCCACATTGGCGGTAATATCTTTTCCATATTTACGCTTCAAAGCGCATAATCGGGCGTGAGTGTACTGGAGATACGGTCCCGTTTCCCCTTCGAAGTTTAATACTTCTTCCCATGAAAAATTCACATCTTTGTGTCTCTTAACACCCAAATCGGCAAATATTACGGCTCCGATTCCAACCTGCCTCGCGGTTTGCTCCAGATTGGGTAAATCCGGATTTTTCTCCATCATGATTTTCTTAACGCGATCTTCGGCCGTATCGATAACATCATCAAGGAATATTATATTACCTTTCCGAGTCGACATTGCCTGGTCTTTGAAACGAATCCAACCGAATTCCACATGAACCAAATTTCGGGCAAAACTTTCGCCCAGCATTTCCACGACTTTGAAAACCTGTTTAAAATGATCCTGCTGCGCGGAGCCGACTACATAAAGAGCCTTTTCGAATTTATATGTATCATGTCGATAAAATATCCCGGCTAAATCACGGGTTGCATATAATGTTGCCCCATCCCCTTTCCTGAGAAGACAAGGATTTAGGCCATGTTCGGATAAATC
This window harbors:
- a CDS encoding fumarylacetoacetate hydrolase family protein encodes the protein MRKDYQLEKYIRFEHNGKSGYGRLEGKKVRVLNGPYWQDHTETEKSIALDEIKLLCPVQPTKIVCVGLNYRKHVQHSQSATEVPKTPVLFMKPPSALLEPGGEIVYPDNCDRVDYEAELGVVIGRRGRKIPAEKVFDHIFGYSCLNDVTARHIQKGDGQWTRGKGFDTFCPVGPHVVTGIDPKSLQVEAYLNGEQKQSGNTSEMIFPVPELISFISSVMTLEPGDIIATGTPEGIDPMQIGDEVEIRIEKIGSLFNKIV
- the aroB gene encoding 3-dehydroquinate synthase, whose protein sequence is MTSKDNFIVKAGETRYPVIFSPTRKKVATLVKESAKIVIISNPTVFALHGKRFIDKVIPHSKECHKIMIGDGEKYKTIQTINKLYDHFFDIGLSRKDTIITLGGGIVGDTGGFAAATFKRGVNLIQAPTTVLAMVDSSIGGKVGVNHALGKNLIGAFFQPQAVIVNPDWLSTLGNREIIDGFAEIIKTGFLSGPPFIKSIFSLKSDDFIKPTKNLLKLIKKSMRFKASIVARDAHESDLRRILNFGHTFGHAIEKVEGFGRYRHGEAVLAGMIGALHLSHATGNLRSKSMNEALDAIEPLVSHLNRLKNDIPAYLSPMRVDKKNENGKQIFVLLKDIGRPHITEVKSKQKISEAIRFMREYVNNRSGR
- the aroA gene encoding 3-phosphoshikimate 1-carboxyvinyltransferase, whose product is MSETIIKKANKLQGAISLPGDKSISHRAALLSLLCENPLTVTNYSDAADCQNTLNAVKSLGGQIHNEGDSLIISPPPDEGMKSPFEPINCGNSGTTMRLLAGLLSGASISATLIGDDSLSSRPMGRIAEPLRLMNAEIEISEDNTAPIRISPGTIIPIDYTLPVASAQVKSALILAGLASKTDVIIRERSLTRDHTERMISYLDGDLRIEDVKMNIVPDPVDPRKKKKVLSTDAYKRSIFLGKNSRISGGEINVPGDISTAAFFIAAALLVKDSHLIIKDIGVNNTRMGLVKILKQMGARINIKNRREISGEPIGDIEVFYSKLKPRKISGNIIPGLIDEIPILAVMAANIEGTTIIRDAEELRHKESDRIKAVCNNLAAMGVKVGEFPDGMAIEGTDELEGAEIDSFGDHRIAMAFAVAGITAHGQTVINNSDVVSISCPKFFTLLDGLRIK
- a CDS encoding shikimate kinase, yielding MGTRGNKPEIIFLCGFSGSGKTEMGENLAQKLNYAFTDTDSVIEEHMGKTIPEIFARFGEAKFRFAENDAIRMACMNRPQVIALGGGAIHDKYMLEYIKSNGYLIYLRTTPETIYNRLQDSHIRPMLQVLHKDEEPDENKVMERIKQLLNEREEIYLGADKVIDTENKSCEDIAREINNIWGNDDK
- the aroQ gene encoding type II 3-dehydroquinate dehydratase, yielding MKRILFINGPNLNMLGVREPDIYGTQTLNEIIEKAKAGAAEMGFEIEPYQSNHEGALIDFIQDNYQNSDGIIINPGALTHYGYSLRDCLAATGLTIIEVHISDIQKREEWRKKSVVSDICAEVISGLGSEGYFKALEFFRD
- a CDS encoding shikimate dehydrogenase codes for the protein MTKLNFGIIGHNISYSQSPKIFNSIFTCRQIEGEFTVYDFPEKEFDKHLPLLRELNGFSVTIPFKEKMLEYSDEISDSARTIQAVNSVKVENSRFVGFNTDGDGFIYGLKRLILDKELQNILIIGYGGAARAIICALIKNFKIESITVCGRKNLDSDKLLNRYFSYVGLELKILYSVVTQLNRSVEYDLIVNCSPCGDINHRNEFPLPEDFEFNGCGICYDLIYIPARTLLLSKAAESGWQVVNGYPMLVRQAVESYKIWSGDDISVDKFTQDLLLTQEEQV